One region of Drosophila subobscura isolate 14011-0131.10 chromosome J, UCBerk_Dsub_1.0, whole genome shotgun sequence genomic DNA includes:
- the LOC117893125 gene encoding serine hydrolase-like protein, with protein MSRMGTLSLDDFKAVKIPVPWGHISGRWYGNRTERPILAIHGWQDNLGTFDRLLPLLPDYLGILCIDLPGHGRSCHLQPGMHYSVDDYVDIIPRVMKEYGWQKVSLLGHSMGAILMFVFAALAPHAVDMVISLDILISECRQPEGNNLRLAAHNMEKHLGEDERLVGGCSREPPAYTLQKMCSALAKGSFNSVRQEVAHHMLHRQVTRSRLYPGKYYFSRDGRIKFINHAYLDNGLFAEMARRIETNPYLVIKASDSPFVGPSEALSILTANNPNFEFHEVQGTHHVHLNEPEKCAQYIVPFLIRHRPPPTLNSWSKEQSLLAKKIFHASSKL; from the exons ATGAGCAGGATGGGCACTCTATCGCTGGATGAT TTCAAAGCGGTGAAAATTCCCGTGCCATGGGGTCACATATCGGGTCGCTGGTATGGCAATCGAACGGAACGACCCATTCTGGCCATTCACGGCTGGCAGGACAATTTGGGAACCTTTGACCgactgctgcccctgctgcccgACTATTTGGGCATCCTGTGCATCGATCTGCCGGGCCACGGCAGGTCCTGCCACCTGCAGCCTGGCATGCACTACAGCGTCGATGATTATGTCGACATCATTCCGCGCGTAATGAAGGAATATGGCTGGCAAAAGGTCTCCCTGTTGGGCCACTCCATGGGCGCCATTCTGATGTTTGTCTTTGCGGCCCTGGCGCCGCATGCTGTGGACATGGTCATATCGCTGGACATTCTAATATCCGAGTGCAGGCAGCCGGAGGGCAACAATCTGCGGCTAGCCGCACACAACATGGAGAAGCATTTGGGTGAGGACGAGCGACTGGTGGGAGGCTGCAGCCGCGAACCGCCCGCCTACACGCTGCAGAAGATGTGCAGTGCCCTGGCCAAGGGCAGCTTCAACTCGGTGCGCCAGGAGGTGGCCCACCACATGCTGCACCGCCAGGTGACCCGGTCTCGGCTGTATCCCGGAAAGTATTACTTTTCACGGGATGGGCGGATAAAGTTCATAAACCACGCCTACCTCGATAACGGACTCTTTGCGGAGATGGCGCGTCGCATCGAAACGAATCCCTACCTCGTCATCAAGGCCTCCGATTCGCCGTTTGTCGGGCCCAGCGAGGCCTTATCTATTCTGACTGCCAATAATCCAAATTTTGAGTTCCACGAAGTGCAGGGCACCCATCATGTGCATCTCAATGAGCCCGAAAAGTGCGCTCAATATATTGTGCCCTTTCTCATTCGCCATCGACCGCCGCCTACACTCAATAGCTGGTCCAAGGAGCAGTCGTTGCTGGCAAAAAAGATATTccatgccagcagcaaacTCTGA
- the LOC117893124 gene encoding probable serine hydrolase, whose amino-acid sequence MGTLSLTDYEEVKIPVPWGHISGRWHGNRTERPILAIHGWLDNLGTFDRLIPLLPDCVGLLCIDLPGHGRSSRLLPGLHYSVHDYVFIIPRVMKEYGWQKVSLMGHSLGGIIAFVYAALAPHTVDMIISLDILRPLPSDPRGKDVGNFRSFLEKHLVEDERQAVGNMREPPAYTLPELRKVLAKGSYNSVPPKDAQHLLYRQVAKSQLYPDRFYFSRDARVKYYYHMYMDDGFAAELARRIKRKPYLILKGSESPFVGPHCDEPMSILRQNNPHFEFHVVEGTHHAHLHNAEECAKHIVPFIRHHRPPNLTSWSLAGKEAQLSSKERRRAQEQFFARSKQSKQRSKL is encoded by the exons ATGGGCACTTTGTCGCTGACAGAT TATGAGGAGGTGAAAATTCCCGTGCCCTGGGGTCACATTTCAGGCCGCTGGCATGGCAATCGCACGGAACGACCGATCCTAGCGATTCATGGCTGGCTGGACAATTTGGGAACCTTTGACCGACTGATACCGCTGCTGCCCGACTGCGTGGGATTGCTGTGCATCGATCTGCCAGGACATGGAAGATCGTCCCGCCTGCTGCCAGGACTTCACTACTCTGTACACGATTACGTGTTCATTATTCCACGTGTGATGAAGGAATACGGCTGGCAGAAGGTCTCGCTGATGGGCCACTCTTTGGGCGGCATCATTGCGTTTGTCTACGCGGCCCTCGCACCCCACACTGTGGACATGATCATTTCGCTGGACATACTGCGACCGCTGCCCTCCGATCCCAGAGGAAAGGACGTGGGTAATTTTCGCAGTTTTTTGGAGAAGCATCTGGTGGAGGATGAGCGCCAGGCGGTGGGCAACATGCGCGAACCGCCCGCCTACACGCTGCCCGAACTTCGCAAAGTACTCGCAAAAGGCAGCTACAACTCGGTGCCACCGAAGGATGCGCAGCACCTGCTCTATCGCCAGGTGGCCAAGTCGCAGCTCTACCCGGACCGATTCTACTTCTCGCGGGATGCACGTGTCAAGTACTACTACCACATGTACATGGACGATGGCTTCGCAGCGGAGTTGGCGAGACGCATCAAGCGAAAGCCCTATCTCATCCTCAAGGGTTCCGAGTCGCCCTTTGTGGGACCCCACTGTGACGAGCCCATGTCCATTTTGCGCCAAAACAATCCACACTTTGAGTTCCACGTAGTGGAGGGCACCCATCATGCGCATCTGCATAATGCCGAGGAGTGCGCCAAGCACATTGTGCCCTTTATCAGACACCATCGTCCACCCAACTTGACCAGCTGGTCGCTGGCCGGCAAAGAGGCGCAGCTCAGCTCCAAGGAGCGCCGACGCGCCCAGGAGCAGTTCTTTGCCAGGAGCAAGCAGAGCAAACAGAGAAGCAAACTGTGA